From Coffea arabica cultivar ET-39 chromosome 10e, Coffea Arabica ET-39 HiFi, whole genome shotgun sequence, one genomic window encodes:
- the LOC113711855 gene encoding type IV inositol polyphosphate 5-phosphatase 11-like yields the protein MEGLCGIFCTRLSRKTNKRKTAASIIDSDDRTHEGVRTVDTGNCCEFSGHSDVCLCIVTWNMNGQVSSEDINKLVGKNRKLDLLVIGLQEVPRENIAQLLKNVLADTHILLGEAIMQSLQLFVFGPKHSQQFVRGIKVDKQPVGGLGGLIGRKKGAVAIRIKYKGIQMLFVSCHLAAHVGNVEERNDQFRHISRSIFSKDWNPNATPAQLTVWLGDFNYRLEGINTFPARDLIHENLHELLTSKDQLLQEAERGQIFNGFREGTLSFKPTYKYNIGSSNYDTSYKVRVPAWTDRILFKIGDHDHIRATLHCYDSMDTISSSDHKPVKAHICLSVNRQSSHPRMEQ from the exons ATGGAAGGGCTCTGCGGTATTTTCTGTACAAGACTAAGCAGAAAAACAAACAAGCGGAAAACAGCGGCGAGTATAATTGACAGCGATGACAGGACTCATGAAGGCGTCAGAACTGTGGATACCGGCAATTGCTGTGAGTTCTCCGGCCATTCTGACGTTTGCCTTTGCATAGTGACTTGGAATATGAATGGACAG GTATCCTCAGAAGATATAAACAAGCTGGTTGGTAAAAATCGGAAGCTGGATCTTCTTGTGATTGGTCTGCAAGAGGTGCCTCGGGAGAACATTGCCCAACTATTGAAGAATGTCTTAGCTGACACTCATAT CCTTCTGGGGGAAGCTATAATGCAATCACTGCAGCTGTTCGTATTTGGACCGAAACATTCTCAGCAGTTTGTAAGAG GAATAAAGGTGGATAAGCAGCCTGTTGGTGGGCTTGGAGGGCTGATCGGGAGAAAGAAAGGAGCTGTTGCTATCAGAATTAAGTACAAGGGAATACAAATGCTCTTTGTTTCTTGCCATCTTGCAG CACATGTTGGCAATGTGGAAGAAAGAAACGACCAGTTCAGGCACATATCACGCTCCATCTTCTCCAAGGATTGGAACCCCAATGCCACACCCGCCCAACTCACCGTATGGTTGGGAGATTTCAACTATAGACTTGAAGGAATTAATACATTTCCGGCTAGAGATTTGATACACGAAAACCTTCATGAA CTGCTGACTAGCAAGGACCAACTTCTGCAAGAAGCTGAAAGAGGGCAAATTTTTAATGGATTTCGAGAAGGAACATTATCGTTTAAACCAACATACAAGTACAATATAGGAAGCAGCAATTACGACACTAGTTACAAG GTTCGGGTTCCAGCATGGACAGATCGCATTTTGTTCAAGATTGGCGATCATGACCACATAAGGGCAACATTGCATTGCTATGATTCGATGGATACCATCAGCAGTTCTGATCATAAACCAGTGAAAGCCCATATCTGCTTAAGTGTGAACAGGCAGTCATCCCACCCAAGGATGGAGCAATGA